From Mytilus edulis unplaced genomic scaffold, xbMytEdul2.2 SCAFFOLD_976, whole genome shotgun sequence, a single genomic window includes:
- the LOC139507469 gene encoding uncharacterized protein → MSLPKLELMAAVIGARIAKNLTKTLKPQRTVLWSDSQIVLHWISSLKSFGRFVQNRVLEIKETTQHYDWKYVPTDSNPADLQTRGISSTQFKESTLWMQGPSWISDENSWPTWTPQVKQETLLLTTTDDSEKIKPCVLNGISKLIDLSRFSSLKKLLRVTCFVFKL, encoded by the coding sequence ATGTCATTACCAAAGCTAGAATTGATGGCTGCAGTAATAGGAGCTCGAATCGCTAAAAACCTCACGAAAACCCTAAAACCACAACGCACAGTACTATGGAGTGACAGTCAGATCGTTCTGCACTGGATTTCGTCTTTAAAATCATTTGGAAGATTTGTTCAGAATCGTGtgctagaaattaaagaaacgacACAGCACTACGACTGGAAATACGTACCAACAGACTCAAATCCAGCCGACCTTCAAACTCGAGGAATATCATCAACGCAATTCAAGGAGTCGACTTTGTGGATGCAAGGACCGTCATGGATATCGGATGAGAACAGTTGGCCTACATGGACCCCGCAAGTTAAACAAGAGACTCTTTTGTTAACGACAACAGATGACAGCGAAAAGATAAAACCGTGTGTATTAAATGGAATTTCTAAACTAATCGATCTATCAAGATTCTCGTCATTGAAGAAGTTACTACGAGTTACATGCTTCGTGTTTAAATTGTGA
- the LOC139507470 gene encoding uncharacterized protein produces the protein MTIESFKLAFRRFVSRKGIPSTVYSDNAPTFVYASYDIPKEMNIQINWKFIPKAAPWYGGWWERLVGITKTTLKKLLGKSQVNYDVLRTTLIEIERVINDRPITYVSSDIRDCEPLPPSHLLQGRRSSQENNSDSEDNDLNLDFTEANKRFNHKVTLIEHFAKRWRMEYLTGLREFHRVAGDQSAHVKIGSVVQIMDNSPRMMWKLAVIEDLITGNDGVVRAVKLRTSNGLITTRPNCETGAIGNMNFNC, from the coding sequence ATGACAATCGAGTCATTCAAATTAGCGTTTAGACGATTCGTTAGTAGGAAAGGAATTCCCAGTACTGTGTATTCCGACAATGCACCAACCTTTGTTTACGCTTCATATGATATTCCGAAGGAAATGAACATTCAGATTAATTGGAAATTTATTCCGAAAGCAGCACCATGGTATGGTGGATGGTGGGAGAGACTAGTTGGAATTACGAAAACGACATTGAAAAAATTGCTCGGGAAATCTCAAGTAAATTATGACGTATTACGAACAACTTTGATAGAAATTGAACGTGTAATCAACGATCGTCCGATTACATATGTGTCGTCCGACATCCGAGATTGCGAGCCGCTACCGCCGTCACATCTACTGCAGGGAAGAAGATCATCACAAGAGAACAATTCTGATTCAGAGGACAATGATTTAAATTTAGATTTCACAGAAGCAAACAAACGTTTTAATCATAAAGTAACTTTGATTGAACACTTTGCAAAACGATGGAGAATGGAATACCTCACCGGATTAAGAGAATTTCATCGCGTCGCCGGAGACCAAAGCGCACATGTGAAAATCGGTTCCGTCGTACAAATCATGGACAATTCACCGAGAATGATGTGGAAACTAGCAGTTATAGAAGATTTGATCACCGGGAATGATGGAGTAGTGAGAGCAGTCAAACTTCGGACATCAAATGGACTGATTACCACGAGACCCAATTGTGAAACTGGTGCCATTGGAAATATGAACTTTAATTGTTAA